The following proteins come from a genomic window of Salvia hispanica cultivar TCC Black 2014 chromosome 4, UniMelb_Shisp_WGS_1.0, whole genome shotgun sequence:
- the LOC125222756 gene encoding uncharacterized protein LOC125222756 isoform X4 produces MDSLEDDFSATMLISLSKIASRWMLLIPTQIELLTLFQSEDRSLRMQVTSLRCFRFLLAREVCMFPSNTSTVHRVFGILHRSELQPTLQLESLRLLYKILLINLPIIPCMEIPELFQKLFVVVKNMLKSSVQSNRVFAVNVLAVLSGKVLGRQDTWSGGSGCTLASQVISFILDQVISLVTPFGNSMADFAVEFEVKSLLKTLFNLIENCPKLHCLVLNSACLFVCNLMKMIDRERGSEKTVLSNPHMTVYVSNGKTLVVSNIILTMSKIMAFCLENLEYTNTETSHTLDLDALKLQVEIVCHCSYIGSYTRLMNFLLLHLHSAFICMKNLTEDLLSPCKSSSLSCASSILEFDKSTLCCANEILEGNNYWYAYKAGKNAACQGAWSTAAFIFEELMKAVKSPSCCSWLKSLSWFSTSEKTIQLFFLSGQGTCIIPGGSGLREMGVSALSTGSYKYREILLNGRDEILSAEEILSAEEILRAPDMGHIFSFQRWFLTLRAKVLKKVADMMQLLDSVSFILGGTGCGVLHRGTLLSPTTSLKLGSFINSIMEASCYMKKLAEEYDMLLTSFMGMDRQSVMSVSTLALNCSVMAFTAGFAFLVPDWCSSEIYKVSESRYLDETLHALLIEDLLGRFKHIGRKTRENLLFLLKPFRNCNRCSSSRFITQTCSYETVILHKLCEYSVREIFNLFSEAARRERDADALHQIISRGTEVLRNVISNLMLVPFHTPHHFFKVRSAVSSELFVMNEDGQVLDGSSILLGSSLSLNLSFQMKNMTTGLPSPSNKVYCILGCKPHSLVTTSIGDFKWQSQLRKEEDEMDNTMELNKKLFRYVTGSVETEGHCRRRDNDRFMVTEYVRFELNERGQGFSTCFLDISILPVGAYEIISHSGYVDSEGSYRSLLSVNAGPSIIVKVVKTV; encoded by the exons ATGGATTCTTTGGAAGATGACTTCTCAGCTACCATGCTAATTTCACTTTCCAAAATTGCTTCTCGGTGGATGCTTCTAATTCCTACCCAG ATAGAATTGCTTACACTGTTTCAAAGTGAAGATAGATCTTTGCGCATGCAAGTGACATCTTTGAGATGCTTCCGCTTTTTATTAGCAAGAGAAGTTTGTATGTTTCCTTCAAATACAAGCACAGTCCATAGGGTATTCGGCATCCTACACAGATCTGAACTTCAACCGACACTGCAGCTTGAATCTCTAAGACTTTTATATAAG ATCCTTCTGATCAATTTACCCATTATTCCGTGCATGGAGATTCCGGAGCTTTTCCAGAAGCTGTTTGTAGTTGTTAAAAATATGCTAAAATCATCTGTGCAATCAAACAGAGTTTTTGCTGTTAATGTTCTAGCAGTTCTTTCGGGAAAAGTTTTGGGAAGACAAGATACGTGGTCAGGTGGATCAGGTTGTACTTTGGCATCCCAGGTGATCTCTTTCATCCTAGATCAAGTCATATCCCTCGTGACACCATTTGGTAATAGTATGGCTGACTTTGCTGTGGAGTTTGAGGTTAAAAGCTTGCTGAAAACTTTATTCAACTTGATTGAGAATTGCCCAAAGCTTCATTGCCTAGTACTCAATAGTGCATGTTTATTTGTATGTAATTTGATGAAGATGATCGACAGAGAAAGAGGATCAGAGAAAACAGTCTTGTCAAATCCCCATATGACAGTGTATGTGAGCAATGGCAAAACACTGGTTGTATCAAATATCATTCTCACTATGTCAAAAATCATGGCTTTTTGTTTGGAAAACCTTGAATACACAAATACTGAAACCAGCCACACCTTGGATTTGGATGCATTGAAACTTCAAGTAGAAATTGTATGCCATTGTAGCTATATAGGTAGCTACACTAGGCTGATGAACTTTCTATTATTGCACTTACATTCTGCCTTTATCTGCATGAAGAATTTGACAGAGGACTTGTTGTCACCTTGTAAGAGTTCTAGTTTGTCCTGTGCTTCTTCCATTCTTGAGTTTGATAAATCTACCTTGTGTTGTGCAAATGAGATTTTAGAAGGAAATAATTACTGGTATGCTTATAAGGCTGGAAAAAATGCTGCCTGTCAGGGTGCATGGTCCACAGCTGCTTTCATATTTGAGGAGCTTATGAAAGCAGTTAAATCTCCTTCCTGTTGCAGTTGGTTAAAATCTCTGTCTTGGTTCTCTACCTCAGAAAAAACGATTCAGCTGTTCTTTTTATCTGGCCAAGGCACATGTATCATCCCAGGTGGTAGTGGTTTACGTGAAATGGGTGTCAGTGCATTGAGTACCGGAAGTTACAAGTATAGGGAAATTCTTCTTAATGGCCGTGATGAAATTCTTTCTGCTGAAGAAATTCTTTCTGCTGAAGAAATTCTTCGAGCCCCTGATATGGGCCATATATTCAGTTTCCAAAGATGGTTTTTGACCCTTAGAGCAAAGGTTTTGAAAAAAGTTGCTGATATGATGCAGCTACTTGATTCTGTTTCATTTATCCTGGGTGGCACTGGGTGTGGAGTGTTACATAGAGGTACTCTTCTTTCGCCCACAACTTCTTTGAAACTTGGCTCCTTCATTAACTCTATTATGGAGGCATCATGCTACATGAAGAAATTAGCTGAAGAATATGATATGCTTTTGACATCTTTCATGGGTATGGACAGACAAAGTGTAATGAGTGTTTCAACACTTGCATTGAATTGCTCAGTTATGGCCTTTACTGCTGGTTTTGCTTTTCTAGTTCCAGACTGGTGTTCTTCTGAAATTTATAAAGTTTCTGAATCTAGATACCTAGATGAGACTTTGCATGCCTTGCTCATTGAAGATCTTCTTGGGCGATTTAAGCATATAGGTCGCAAGACTAGGGAAAATCTCCTATTCCTTCTGAAGCCCTTTCGCAACTGTAACAGGTGTTCTTCATCAAGGTTTATTACTCAAACTTGCTCTTATGAGACAGTAATCTTACACAAGCTTTGTGAGTATTCTGTTCGGGAGATTTTTAACTTGTTCAGTGAGGCAGCCAGGAGGGAACGAGATGCTGATGCGTTGCATCAAATTATTAGTAGGGGTACAGAAGTGCTAAGGAATGTTATCTCAAATTTGATGTTAGTTCCTTTCCACACTCCTCATCACTTCTTTAAAGTGAG GTCTGCTGTTTCCTCTGAGCTCTTTGTCATGAATGAAGATGGGCAAGTTTTAGATGGATCGTCCATTTTGTTAGggtcctctctctctctgaattTGAGCTTTCAAATGAAAAACATGACAACTGGTCTGCCAAGTCCATCAAACAAAGTGTACTGCATTCTTGGTTGTAAACCCCACTCTTTGGTAACAACTAGTATTGGAGATTTTAAATGGCAATCCCAATTGAGGAAGGAGGAAGATGAGATGGATAATACAATGGAGTTGAATAAGAAGCTGTTCAGATATGTCACTGGCTCTGTGGAGACCGAAGGACACTGCAGAAGACGAGACAATGATCGTTTTATGGTAACTGAATATGTTCGTTTTGAACTTAATGAGCGTGGCCAAGGTTTCTCTACTTGCTTTCTCGATATCTCTATTTTACCTGTAGGAGCTTACGAAATCATATCGCATAGTGGCTACGTTGACAGTGAAGGTTCTTACCGGAGCCTCCTTTCTGTGAATGCTGGCCCATCAATTATTGTTAAGGTTGTAAAGACTGTGTAA